TTGTGCCAGGAGGTTATTTATTCTTTAGCATTATTTCGATGCTTTTTTATTTTGTTCGATAGTTGTAGTTGATATAAGACGTGTGTAGGTGTCTCGGATTCCTTTGTAGTAGGTACAAATTTGATATGAATTTTCAGTTTGGCTGAAGTTTCCTTCTGGTGAAAGTTGCATTAAAGCGTCTCCATTATGATTTCTCACAACATACACGTAACTGTAAAAACCTTGTTTGAGAAGAAGCGGAATTTCATAGCAGTTGGTGGTGTTGTTATACAGCATTTTAGCGTGGTTAGAAGGTCCCCATCCCGTAAGTTCTCCTTCTAGGTAAACATCAAAAGAATCTCCCAAGTAGGGTGTACTTAACGAGAACATTACGCTATAATAGTCGCAGTCTGTGTTGGGATTGTTAACGTTTAATCCCGCAATAACCATTTTACCATTATAGTCGAAAGTGTAAGCGTATGGGGAATCGTCACGCGATTTATCTGGGCGAAGAAGAATGTAGTACAGATCTTGTCCTTGTTTAATTGAACTTACATTGGTTGATGTATAGTGTACATCTCGTATATCTATTGTTCGAAATTCATTACCAGCAGGATATATGTTTTTATCTGTACGGCTGTAAAAAATCGAGTTTAATCCTGTATTTACGGATTGTGGCTGAAGGGAGTCCGGAAGTTCAACGTAATTTTGATATACTTTAGTTTTTACATCACGGGTCGGGTTTGTTACGTTTAGTTCTTGAAGTAAAACGGTTAGATTAAGCTGATGCGAGGTCTGATAGCTGCTGTTGGTTGGGATTGCAATAGAGGCAATATGGGAGGCTCGCTTTTCTACAACCATAAAACCGGCTTTGAGTAGCGGTTGTTGCGTGTCCGTATCTGAAATAATAATCATGTAGTTGCCAGATATTTTCGGCTTTACATCGTTGTTTGGAAAGTTAATAGAGTAGTGCACATATCGGGTTAATGTATTGTTCGAAAAACCGCTATTGTACAAAGGCTGCTCCTGAAACCCATCGAGAAAGGTTGCTTGAAACAGGTTTTCGTCTGTCCAATTCTCATCGCAGTGCACTATTTTATACGTCAAATTTCGAGGTGCATTAGGGTGGAGGTCGTCGAAGGTAATGGATATTACCTCGTTACTGTTTAAATTGATGCTAGGAAAGGTGCTGATATTCTGATTCGCAAATATCTGTAGGCTTTTAATCTCCGTATCAATAATTTTAATACGATGCTGAGCTTGGCTTGGCTCAAAACAGAGCAAGAAAAGCAGACCAGCTATAAACTTGTGATAGGTCATTTGGGATAGAACATTTTATAGTTGACAATGATAAACGACAAACTTTGTTGCAGCAAGGTTTTAATTAAAATTAGTAAAGTTCTTCTTAATATATGTCCTAAAATATAGATTCGTAGCCTTAAATTAATAAACTATTTCTTTCCTTTGTGTTTGCGTTTTCACAGAAAAGGGAAGCCTATATTTGTGAACAACGCAATAGCATGTAAAGTTAGTCTATAATACAAATACACAAGCATGTCAAACGTTTATAAGATAACTAAAGGCTTAGACATCCGAATGGTTGGAAAAGCTGAAACAGTTGTCACAAAAGCCCCGTTAGCAGTCGCTTATGCGATTAAGCCTGCTGATTTTCAGGGACTAGTTCCCAAGTTGCTTGTAAAGGTAGGAGACAAGGTTAAGGCTGGTACTGCCGTTATGTTCGACAAGTACAACCATAACATTGTTTTTGCATCTCCTGTTAGCGGCGAGGTTACTGCAATAAATCGAGGAGAAAGAAGGCTTCTTTTAGAGGTTGTGATTACTCCTGATGCAGAGCAGCAGTACGAGTCGTTCGAGGTAGGTGACCTTTTATCGATAACCCGAGAGCAGGTAGTTGAAAAGCTGCTAGTTTCAGGTTGTTGGCCTTTTATTAAGCAGCGACCTTATGGCATTATAGCCAATCCAAACACCACACCTAAAGGTATTTTTATCTCTTGCTTCGACTCTTCGCCGTTAGCACCAGATTACGATATTCTTTTAAGGGGAGAAGAGGAGCATTTCTATAAGGGAATAGAGGTGCTAAAAAAGCTTACCGATGGTAAGGTTCATTTGGGGGTTAATGCTAAATATTCTTCCCCTGTTTTTGAAAAGTGTACAGGTGTCGAAATCAATAAATTTCAGGGACCACACCCAGCTGGTAATGTAGGGACTCAAATAAGCCGCATTTCACCTATAAACAAGGGGGAGATTGTTTGGACTATCGACCCCCAACATGTTGCCGCAATTGGACGACTTGCTGCCACTGGCCGATATGATGTACAAAAGACCGTAGCTGCTGTGGGTTCTGAAGTTAAAAAGCCTCGTTACTACAAGGTTATTCAAGGTGCATCTATTAAGAACTTGCTAGAAGGAGGGGTTTCGTCTGATAAAAATGTTCGTTTTGTGAGCGGAAGCGTTTTGTCGGGTACGAAGATCTCTTCGGAAGGATTTATTGGATTTTACGATAATATGCTGGCTGTTATTCCCGAGGGAGACCAATATGAGTTCTTCGGTTGGGCTCTACCTGGGTTGGATAAATTCAGCTTCTCCAAGTCTTTCCTATCGTGGCTTACTCCTAGCAAGGAGTACGTTTTAAACACAAACTACCATGGTGGTGAGCGTGCATTTGTAATGAGCGATGTTTATGGGAAAGTATTTCCCTTCGATATTTACCCTGTATACCTTCTAAAAGCAATCCTAGCAGAAGATATTGATGCTATGGAAAAGCTAGGAATTTACGAGGTGGTAGAAGAAGACTTCGCTCTTTGCGAGTTTGTAGATCCATCAAAAATCGAAATTCAGGCAATTGTTCGTAAGGGCTTGAATTTGATGATTAAGGAGATGAACTAATCCATAACCCTTAATTCGTTTAAAAATGTCGTTAAGAAGTTTTATTGATAAAATAAAGCCAAACTTCGAGAAGGGCGGAAAATATGCGAAGCTTCAATCTACGTTTGATGCCTTCGAATCTTTCCTTTACGTTCCGAAGAAGGTAACAACTCATGGCAGCCAAATTAGGGATGCGGTGGATTTGAAGCGTATAATGTCAGTTGTTATTATTGCGCTTGTGCCTGCTCTACTTTTCGGTATGTGGAACGTTGGCTTCCAGCATGCACGCTCTCTTGGACAAGTTGATACGTGGACATTCTGGCAAATGTTCGGCTTTGGTGCCCTTAAGGTGATGCCTATTGTCGTTGTTTCGTACGTTGTTGGTCTGGGTATAGAGTTTATTGCCGCACAAATGCGCGGGCATGAGGTAAACGAGGGATTTCTTGTTTCCGGAATGCTTATTCCGCTTATTATGCCGGTTGATGCACCACTTTGGATGGTTGCCGTATCTACTGCTTTTGCCGTAATTTTTGGCAAGGAGGTTTTTGGAGGTACCGGAATGAATATCTTCAACCCTGCACTACTTGCGCGTGCCTTTATGTTCTTTGCCTATCCGTCAAAGATCTCTGGTGACTTTGTTTGGATTGCCGGACTTACCGGTGGCGATGGTGTTGTAGATGGCTTCTCTGGCGCTACTCCGCTTGCTATTGCAAAGTCTAACCTCGTTGATAAGCTCCCTAGCGCCTACGATATGTTCATGGGGTATATCCCAGGTTCTATTGGCGAAACATCAACCCTTGCAATTCTTATTGGAGCTGCTATCCTAATCTTCACCGGAATCGGTAATTGGAAGATTATGCTGAGCGTATTTGCTGGTGGTGCTGTTATGGGGCTAATCTTCAATGTTATTGGGATTAACCCATACATGGAACTGCCGTTCTACTACCACTTCATTATGGGTGGATTCGCTTTTGGAGCAGTATTTATGGCTACCGATCCTGTTACCGCTGCACAAACCGAGCGTGGTAAGTGGATTTACGGTTTCCTAGTCGGATTGATGGCCGTTCTGATTCGCGTATTCAACCCTGCTTATCCAGAAGGTATGATGCTTTCAATCCTTTTACTCAACACTTTTGCTCCGCTTATCGACCACTTTGTAGTAGAGTCGAATATCAAGCGCAGGCTAAAACGTGCAAAGGTAAAGGCATAACAACAAAACAGATCAGCCATGAACAAAGAGAAAAATTCCTATATTTTTACCTACTCGGCCGTAATGGTTATCCTTGTTGCCATTGCTTTAACCTTGGCTAACATTTTCTTAACTCCTGCACAACAGGCTAATATCCTTGTTGAGCAGCAGTGGCAAATCCTCAAGTCGGTAGGAAAAGCACTTGATGCAGATGCCCAACCAAACAAGGTGGAGTATATCAAGGGGATGTACGAGAAGTATATTGTAGAATCTTTTGCTGTTAGCAGCGAAGGAAAGAAACTTGAAGGTAAAGATGCCTTTAAGATTGATTTAAAAGCAGAACAAAAGAAACCTCTAGAACAGCGCGAACTTCCTGTATTTGTATACAAGGGAGATAATGGCGAGTCTAAAGTAATTGTTCCAATCCGCGGTAATGGTCTTTGGGGACCAGTATGGGGATACGTTGCATTGGAGGCCGATTACAATACCATTTGTGGTGCTGTATTCGATCATGAGGGAGAAACTCCAGGCCTAGGTGCTGAAATTAACACTCCTGAATTCCAAAAGCGTTTTGTAGGGAAGAAGATTTTTGAAGGAGAAACCTTTACTTCTGTACGCCTGATAAAGGGTGGTGCAGATCCCTCCAATCAGCATGGTGTTGATGCCATTTCTGGAGGAACGCTTACCAGCAACGGTTTGGATGCTGCTTTAAGTAATAGCTTGAGCCCTTATCAAGCATTCTTTAAATCTCAAATGAAAAAATAAGCCATGAGCCAAAAAGAATCATTGTTTTCAGCAAAAAACATGAAGCTGCTCACTGGGCCGCTTGATAGAGAGAATCCGGTTACCATTCAAATTCTCGGTATTTGTTCGGCATTGGCGGTAACCGCTCAGCTTAAGCCAGCACTAGTTATGGCAATTTCGGTAACTGTGGTTACTGCTTTTTCGAACCTCATCATCTCCATGATGCGCAATGGAATTCCAAACCGTATTCGTATCATTGTTCAGCTGGTGGTGGTTGCTGCTCTTGTAATTTTGGTAGACCAAATTCTTCGTGCCTACGTTTACGATGTAAGTAAAAAACTATCCGTATTTGTGGGGCTTATTATTACCAACTGTATCATCATGGGTCGCTTGGAGGCATTTGCGCTTGGCAATAAGCCTTGGCCTTCGTTCCTAGATGGGTTGGGTAACGGTATGGGATACGGCTTAATTCTTGTAATTATTGCGTTCTTCCGCGAAATATTTGGTTCTGGAACCTTGCTCGGAATGCGCATTATTCCAGAGTCGCTGTACATCTCGAATGGCGGTTTTTACGCCAATAATGGATTTATGATTCTTCCTCCTGCAGCTCTTATTATTGTAGGGTGTATTATCTGGTTCCAAAAAAGCCGAAATAAGGATTTACAAGAGAAATAAGACTTGAGGTATGGAAAACTTACTTAATATATTCGTCAAGTCGATCTTTATCGACAACATGATTTTCGCCTTCTTCTTGGGAATGTGCTCTTACTTGGCGGTTTCTAAGACAGTTAAGACGGCGTTAGGACTAGGTATTGCGGTTGTTTTTGTGATGATTATTACCGTACCTGTAGACTTCCTTCTTAACAAGTATGTACTTGTTCCGGGAGCTCTTTCTTGGTTAGGTGCCGATTTCGATTCTGTAGATTTGAGCTACCTATCCTTTATCATCTTTATTGCGGTAATTGCTGCAATTGTGCAAATTGTAGAGATGGCGGTTGAGAAATTTTCTCCATCTCTATATGCTAACCTTGGAATTTTCCTTCCGCTGATTGCTGTAAACTGCGCCATTCTTGGTGGTTCTCTATTTATGCAAAAGCGCGAGTACGAAACCTTAGGTGAGGCAACCTCTTTTGCTGCAGGTTCGGGGATTGGCTGGTTCTTGGCCATTGTTGCCCTTGCCGCAATTCGTGAAAAGATGAAGTACTCGAATGTGCCAGCACCGCTTAAGGGTATCGGTATTACCTTTATCGTAACCGGTTTGATGGGGATTGCATTTATGAGCTTCCTAGGTATTAAGTTGTAATTATTAAAAACAGAATGATGATTTTGCTATTTAGTCAAACATCGCTTATCATAACAGCTGTCATCGTCTTCCTTTCGTTGACTTTGCTTTTGGTATGGTTAATTCTATTCCTAAAGAAGAAGCTTACGCCTGGAGGATTGGCCACAATTGACATCAACGGCGAAAGACAGCTTGAGGTGGAGTCGGGATCTACCTTGCTTAGCACTCTTGGAAATAACGGAATTTTTCTCCCATCAGCATGTGGTGGTGGTGGTTCTTGCGGTATGTGTAAGTGTAAGGTTACCGATGGTGGTGGCGAAATTCTACCTACCGAAACGGGTTTCTTTTCGCGTAAGCAGCAGCAAGAAAAATGGCGCCTTGCCTGTCAGGTTAAGGTAAAAGAGGATATGAAGGTTGAAGTTCCCGAAGAGGTTCTTGGTATCAAGAAGTGGGAATGCGAGGTGGTTTCGAACCGCAACGTGGCAACCTTTATCAAGGAGTTCGTGGTTAAGCTTCCTGAAGGGGAAAACCTTAAGTTTAAGTCTGGTGGTTACATCCAAATTGATGTACCAAAGTTTGAAACAAACTTCTCTGACTTTAATATCGAAAAGGAGTACCACGAAGATTGGGATAGCCTGAAGTTGTGGGATCTTAAGACAAAGAACGAGGAGGAAACCTTCCGTGCATACTCTATGGCCAACCACCCTGCAGAGGGTAATATTGTAATGCTAAACATTCGTATTGCCACTCCACCATGGGATCGTGCTAAGGGTGCTTTCATGAATGTTAACCCTGGTATCTGCTCGTCTTATATTTTCTCACGTAAGCCTGGCGATAAGGTAACCGTTTCAGGACCTTACGGAGAGTTCTTCCTGAAGCAAACCAAAAACGAGAAGATGTTTATTGGTGGTGGTGCAGGTATGGCCCCTATGCGTTCGCATATCTTCCACCTGTTCCATACAGAGAAGCATCAGGAGAAAGCTACTTTTTGGTACGGTGCTCGCTCGCTTCGTGAGGTATTCTACGAGGATGAGTTTAGGGCTATTGAAAAGGATTTCCCTAACTTCAAGTTTAATCTTGCGCTATCAGAGCCTAAGCCAGAGGATAACTGGACCGGTCCTACCGGCTTTATCCACCAGGTGATTTTTGAGAACTATCTCAAGAATCATGATGCACCAGAGGATATCGAGTACTACCTATGCGGTCCTCCTATGATGAATGCAGCTGTAGAGAAGATGCTATTCGACTTGGGAGTTCCAAAAGAAAACATCATGTTCGACGACTTTGGAGGTTAATCCCTATATCATTTAAGGCTCTCTATTCTGAGAGCCTTATTTTTTCTATCCTTAAAAACGTCATAATATGAAGATAAAATTGGCTATTACGATTGCCGCAGTAGCAATACTTGCATCGTGTAGCAGTAGAGAAAAGGAGTATGTGCGATTTGGCGGTTTTGCGCAGGGAACAACATACAGCATCTCGTATCGAGACCCTGAAAAGCGAAATTTGCAGCCACAAGTAGATTCTCTGCTGAACGATTTTGACAATTCACTCTCCATCTACAACAAAAAGAGCATCATTTCTAGGATGAACGATAACGATACCTCGGTAGCTGCAGATGGCTATTTGACCGAATGCTTTAGCTATGCTGTAGAGGTTTACAAGGCTACCAATGGGGCATTTGATATTACCGTTGGTCCTCTTGTGCGCGCTTGGGGCTTTGGCTTGAAAAATAAGGATAAGATCAGCCAGCAGCATATCGATAGCTTGCTTACTCTTGTTGGTATGGAAAAGGTGAAGCTGGTGGCAGGAAAGCTGCAAAAGAGCAACCGAAAGATTTTTGTTGATGTTAACGCTATTGCTCAGGGGTATTCTGTTGATGTGGTTGCTAGATACCTCGAGAGTAAAGGGATAACCGATTATCTGGTGGAGATAGGAGGGGAAACCTTTGGAAAAGGGCTTAATTCGAGAGGAAAAGCATGGACAATTGGCATTGATAAGCCCTACGATGGTAACGTTACCCCAGGTGAAGATCTACAGGCCAAGGTGGAGCTACCTAGCGGGAAAGCTTTGGCAACATCTGGGAACTACCGCAAGTTTTACGTAGAAAATGGGGTTAAATATTCGCATACTATCGATCCTAAAACGGGTTATCCTGCCCGCAACACGCTACTATGCATATCGGTAATTGCTGGCAACTGCGCATATGCTGATGCTTATGCTACGGCTTTTATGGTTATGGGGGTTGATAAGGCTAAGGAGTTCTTAGCTGCTCATCCTGAATTTGAGGCGTATATGGTATACTCTGGTAAGAATGGCGCATTTGAAACTTTTGCTACGCCAGGATTTGAGAAACTGATTCTGAAGTAGGAAAAAGGACTTGAATGCTGAAAATATAAGGGCTGTCAACAACTGTTGACAGCCCTTTTTAGTGCTTTCTATCCTAATGGCTGCCGCAGGTAGAGCAGCAAGAGCTGCAGCTCCCAAAATCGGTGCCTGTTTGTTCGCAGTGGGCTTCCCATTCCTCCTGTTTGGCGCATTTGATGCCCATTTTTTGCATAGCCGGATTGGTTTCTACCTCGGTGTCGGGGAACTTGCCCTTAATCCATATTCTGATGCCTAGCCCTGCAAATGCAATTGCCAGCAACCCGATAACTACAGCTAAGGTTTTAAGTAGTACCATTGTTGTTGTTTTTTGCAAAGGTACTATTCTTCGTAAATCTATACTTCCAAAATGTGCTAAACATGGCATCTATTCGTTCGAAGGATTTTGGATGCTACAGAATGTATACACGCGCTTTTTTATAAATTAACCCCAATTTTTAAGCATAGTATTATGGATCGAAAACAAGCATTAGAGCTGCTGCATGACCGTATTAAGAACCCCAGAATGGTTGCCCATTGCCTAGCTTCGGAAGCCGTAATGAGACGGTTGGCGGTTCACTTTAACGAGGATGTAAACCTATGGGGGCTTGCTGGGCTTCTTCACGATTTGGATGTGGAAGAAACGGAGGGGGACCACGAGCAGCATGGCAATGTTGCCGCCGATTTCCTTAAAGAAAACGGACTCCAACAGGTTGCTGTTGATGCCATTCGTAGGCATAATGAAATGGCTACTCCTGAGCCTAGAACTACTTTGCTAGACCATGCTCTTGCTGCTGGCGAAACAATTACGGGCCTTATTACCGCAACGGCAATGGTTTACCCCGATAAGAAGGTGGCTTCCGTCAAGCCGTCGTCGGTGGTAAAGCGGATGAAGGAGAAGAGCTTTGCAGCATCTGTTAAGCGCGAGAATATCATGGAATGCGAGCTGATTGGCATTCCCATTGCCGCATTTGCTGGGATATCGGTGGTGGCGATGCGCGAAATTGCCGAGGATATTGGGCTCTAGGTTGGGGGTAAAAGAAAAGCCGCAGATGTTCTACGGCTTTTTTATTTGAGCTTCGTGCGTGCTTTAGGCGTGTGGTTGGAAACCATTTCCGAGAATCTCGCCCGCACCGGTAACGTTTACGAACGCCTTAGGGTCGATCTTGCGGATCTCCTGCTTTAGGATTTCCACCTCGCGACGGTTGAGCACTACGTATATCATCTTACGGTCCTGCTCCTGGTAAAGCCCCTTTACGTTAATAAGGGTGCCTCCACGATCGAGGTCTTTTAGGATCACCTGGCGGATCTTCTCGTACTCGTCCGAGATAATCATCACCGTTTTGTTAAACCCTTCTTGGGTAACAATCATATCGATAATCTTGCTTTGGATATAGATCAGAATCCATGCGTAGCAAGGGAGCTTCCAGTCGCCAAAGGCAGGTACGGTAATAAGGGTGATGATCGAGTCGACGATGAGCACCAGCTTACCCAGCGACATGTGGGTGTACTTGTGCAGGATCATCGAAATGATATCGCTACCGCCCGAGGTGGCCTTCGACTTGAAGATGATGCCCATGGCAACACCGTAAAGGACTCCGGCAAAGATGGAGGCTAGGAGTGGATCGTCGATTAGCGGTTGACCCGAGGTCCATATTTGGGTTTCGAATAGCCAGGTGAAGCCTAGCCCTGCCGCTGTCGCAAGCGCAGTTTTAAATCCGAAGATGGGGCCAAGAACGAGGGTGCCTATTAGTAGAAGCGGCCAGTCGAGGAAGGCAACTGCCGTACTGATGTTCCATCCAAAGAGGTGGTGAAGCACGATCCCGATTCCATAGGTGCCTCCAGGGGCAATCTTGAAGGGGGAAACGAGCATGACGATAGCCATCGTAAAGATGAAGCTGCCCAGAAGAATGTAGCCAACGGCCTTCCACCATTCGGCCGAAAACATTTTTTCCTGTTGAATTTGCGACATGTTGCGAGATTTAAGTTACGGTTTGTAATCGATTACAAAGGTAATAGAGGGAAATTGTTCGTCAATGGGTCTATTTAGCTTACGGATATGTTTAATGACATCAAAAAAGCTTGCGATTATATTTGGATAATTGGTTTCCGCTAAGCCGATGCGCTACCACGAGACCCCGATGGTGGGCTTTAGCTTCTTTACGGGCTGGTTGCGAACCGCTTTAACCAGCTCGTGGGCCAGCTGGCGCCGTACGGCCACAAAGGCCGACTTGTCGAGGATGTCTATCCGGCCAATATCGCTCTTTTCGATGCCTCCCTTCTGGATCAGGAATCCTACTACATCCACCTTGCTGAGCTTATCCTTCTTGCCTGCGCCAATGTAGATGGTGGTCCAATCGGGTTGGGGGGGCAGCTCGGCCTCCTTCGAGAGCGGCAGCTGCTCGATGTCGGTGCTGGCGTAGTGGGGGAGGTCTTCGGATTCGGCAAGTACGAGTACCGCACACCCGTTGGCCTTCATGCGGGCGGTACGGCCGTTGCGGTGGACGAACGCCTCCTCGGTTTCGGGTAGCTGGTAGTGCACCACGTGACCGATCTCGGGGATGTCGAGCCCGCGCGAGGCGAGATCGGTGGCAACGAGGATCTTTATGCTTCCATTTCTGAACTTAATGAGCGAGCGCTCGCGCTCGGGCTGCTCGAGCCCTCCGTGGAAGACGTCGGAGATGATGCCCTCCTCCATGAGCATGGTGCAAAGGCGGTCGGCGGCATCGCGGTGGTTTACGAAGACGAGCATGGTGCTTTCGCCCAGCTGGCAGATCAGGTTTACCAGCGCCCCAAACTTGTCGTGGTGCTCCGAGCGTACGATCTTTAGCTCCAGCCGTTCGGTGGTGCTTGGCCCATCGAGGTACGATAGCTTGTGGGGGCTGTTCAGGCCGACGAAGGGTGGTATTTCGAGCGCATCGGTGGCTGAGGTAAGCACCTTCTTGCCCAGATTCTCCAGGTTCTCCATAATTTGCGCCATCTCCTCGTCGAAGCCCAGCTCCAGGCACTTGTCGAACTCGTCGAGCACCAAAAAGCTGACGAGCTCGGGGCTGATGGTGCCGCGGCGGATATGGTCGGCGATGCGCCCGGGGGTGCCAACGAGCAGCGCAGGTGGCTCCTTTAGGCTGTTGGCCTCCATCCAAAAGGGGTGGCCGCCGTAGCAGCATACCACCTTGAAGCGCGTTTTTAGGTGGCGGAAAACCTGCTCGATCTGCAGCGCCAGCTCGCGCGTGGGCGTAAGCACCAGCGCCTGCACGAACCCCGCGTTGGGGCGCAGGTGGTGCACAATGGGGATCAGGAAGGCCAGCGTCTTGCCCGATCCGGTGGGCGATAGCACAACAACTTCGGGGTGCTCCTCTACGGCCTCGATAACCTCCTCCTGCATGGGGGTCAGGTGGGCGATGCCCATGTTGGCCAGCCCATTCGATACGATCTGCTTGCGGTTTTCCATGGGGGCAAAGGTACAATATTCTGAGCTGTATGCTATAGTTTGCCCATAATGAGCAATCGTATGCTAAGGATATCCAACGGAATCTTCTGTTAAGGTTTTTCCCTATTCTTTCTCTTCAACTACTTGTTCTGGGAACGCTTTTGCCTTGTCTTTCTCTTCAACTACTTGTTCTGGGAACGCTTTTACCTTGTCTTTCTCTTCAACTACTTGTTCTGGGTACGCTTCTACCTTGTCTTTCTCTCCAAATATCTGTTCTGGGGATGCTTCTACTTTGTCTTTCTCTCCAACGACCTATTCTGTGAGAGCAACTACCTGTCCTAGGTACGCTACTGCCTTAACTGTAAAAGCAAGAAGGGCTACACAAACGGTAGCCCTTCTTTTATACTTGTATATTGCTTACTTAGTGGGTGGAGTGGTAGGGTTCGTCTTTTTTACAGATGGCACGTACCCCTGAGCCTTAAGCGCATTGGTGAAGTTAAACTGGTCGACAAGCACCTTGTTGTCGGCAAAGTAGGTGCTCACGAGCTTGCATACAGAGATAACCTCGTCGTAGATGTCGTTTAGCTCCTCTACGTTCACCGAGTTTACGGTTTTACGGTTAACCTTCAGCGATTCCTGTCTATCGTTTGCTTCAATAAGCTGAACAGCTTGCTGCAGTAGCGAGTCGATAGCCGTAGGGTTTGCACCTGCCTGAACCAGTTCGGTCTTTACCTCTGGGGTAAGGTTGCTCTTGAGCGTTTGTAGCATATTTACGTAGCCAGCCTGTGTGGTGTTCTTTTTAGGCAGCTTGTTGTAGCCAAGTAGGATTAGTAGGGCATCCATGCGGGTTGGGTTCTTTCTGAAGCCAACCTCAATTTCAACCTTAAGATCCATAATACCACGGTGAGCAGTTGCAATTGTGTCCGTTACCGTTGCGGTAGCTTCCTTAATTTGAGAGAGGATGTCTACACCGATATTCTTATCGAATGCAGTGGAGATTCTTGATTTCAGGTCGAGGAAGAAAGGGCTCTTCCACTGAGGGCGGCGAGCGCTGAGGATATCAACATGCTCAATTCCGCGTTCGGCAATTTGGCTCGATGCCATCAGCATTTGTGCATCGGTTCCTTTATACTGACGTTGCGTCATACGTAAAAGTATTGGTTAGTATTTTTTAGTAACGTTTAAAAGTATAAAAAGATTTTCTAGTTGTTGCAGCTTGTGGTTATTTTTTTATGGTATTCTCCCAGTCAAAAGAATAAATGTAGGTTGGCCATATAGTCGTTGCACTGCAACGTTCATACACACCTTCCCCAAATAGATTCTGTAGTAAACCTCATAAAATAACAGGAGGTCGCTTCATGTACTGAAACGACCC
This window of the Acetobacteroides hydrogenigenes genome carries:
- a CDS encoding FAD:protein FMN transferase; protein product: MKIKLAITIAAVAILASCSSREKEYVRFGGFAQGTTYSISYRDPEKRNLQPQVDSLLNDFDNSLSIYNKKSIISRMNDNDTSVAADGYLTECFSYAVEVYKATNGAFDITVGPLVRAWGFGLKNKDKISQQHIDSLLTLVGMEKVKLVAGKLQKSNRKIFVDVNAIAQGYSVDVVARYLESKGITDYLVEIGGETFGKGLNSRGKAWTIGIDKPYDGNVTPGEDLQAKVELPSGKALATSGNYRKFYVENGVKYSHTIDPKTGYPARNTLLCISVIAGNCAYADAYATAFMVMGVDKAKEFLAAHPEFEAYMVYSGKNGAFETFATPGFEKLILK
- a CDS encoding HDIG domain-containing metalloprotein, translated to MDRKQALELLHDRIKNPRMVAHCLASEAVMRRLAVHFNEDVNLWGLAGLLHDLDVEETEGDHEQHGNVAADFLKENGLQQVAVDAIRRHNEMATPEPRTTLLDHALAAGETITGLITATAMVYPDKKVASVKPSSVVKRMKEKSFAASVKRENIMECELIGIPIAAFAGISVVAMREIAEDIGL
- a CDS encoding YitT family protein, which encodes MSQIQQEKMFSAEWWKAVGYILLGSFIFTMAIVMLVSPFKIAPGGTYGIGIVLHHLFGWNISTAVAFLDWPLLLIGTLVLGPIFGFKTALATAAGLGFTWLFETQIWTSGQPLIDDPLLASIFAGVLYGVAMGIIFKSKATSGGSDIISMILHKYTHMSLGKLVLIVDSIITLITVPAFGDWKLPCYAWILIYIQSKIIDMIVTQEGFNKTVMIISDEYEKIRQVILKDLDRGGTLINVKGLYQEQDRKMIYVVLNRREVEILKQEIRKIDPKAFVNVTGAGEILGNGFQPHA
- a CDS encoding DEAD/DEAH box helicase yields the protein MENRKQIVSNGLANMGIAHLTPMQEEVIEAVEEHPEVVVLSPTGSGKTLAFLIPIVHHLRPNAGFVQALVLTPTRELALQIEQVFRHLKTRFKVVCCYGGHPFWMEANSLKEPPALLVGTPGRIADHIRRGTISPELVSFLVLDEFDKCLELGFDEEMAQIMENLENLGKKVLTSATDALEIPPFVGLNSPHKLSYLDGPSTTERLELKIVRSEHHDKFGALVNLICQLGESTMLVFVNHRDAADRLCTMLMEEGIISDVFHGGLEQPERERSLIKFRNGSIKILVATDLASRGLDIPEIGHVVHYQLPETEEAFVHRNGRTARMKANGCAVLVLAESEDLPHYASTDIEQLPLSKEAELPPQPDWTTIYIGAGKKDKLSKVDVVGFLIQKGGIEKSDIGRIDILDKSAFVAVRRQLAHELVKAVRNQPVKKLKPTIGVSW
- the nqrF gene encoding NADH:ubiquinone reductase (Na(+)-transporting) subunit F — encoded protein: MILLFSQTSLIITAVIVFLSLTLLLVWLILFLKKKLTPGGLATIDINGERQLEVESGSTLLSTLGNNGIFLPSACGGGGSCGMCKCKVTDGGGEILPTETGFFSRKQQQEKWRLACQVKVKEDMKVEVPEEVLGIKKWECEVVSNRNVATFIKEFVVKLPEGENLKFKSGGYIQIDVPKFETNFSDFNIEKEYHEDWDSLKLWDLKTKNEEETFRAYSMANHPAEGNIVMLNIRIATPPWDRAKGAFMNVNPGICSSYIFSRKPGDKVTVSGPYGEFFLKQTKNEKMFIGGGAGMAPMRSHIFHLFHTEKHQEKATFWYGARSLREVFYEDEFRAIEKDFPNFKFNLALSEPKPEDNWTGPTGFIHQVIFENYLKNHDAPEDIEYYLCGPPMMNAAVEKMLFDLGVPKENIMFDDFGG